The DNA region AACTCACTGCAGCAAGATTCGATGATGGGCCAAGCAAACGCGAAGACTGTTGACTTGTTCACGGCTGGGGTTCTCCACCGTCGTCACACTTGTTGGAGTACTCGTCGCTGACCACAGTCGACCACCAGTAGTCCCAATCTCGATGGACGAGCCTTCAAGCCTCGTTTTAATCACATCGAAGTGGCCACAGGCGATGAGCGCGAACAGGGGACCGATGGTGTCCGCGCCTACGCACGTCAACCCGACGTGCGTCATCGTAAGAAGCTGAAAGGTGTACGCCATCTCGTACCAAGGTGTCTCCTTGATCTCTACAACGAACGCGTACGGCAGTTGTCTCTCGTTGTCCATGATCCGCGAGGAAACGTTGGTGAGGTTCATCATTCCACTGTCGATTGGCTCGTTCAGAGTCGAAGAGGCGAACAGAGCTGCTATACCGTAGAAGAAGATAGTAAAGCTGCAGCTGGACAAGTACCAGCAGGTTAATCTTTTCGTCTTCCTGGTATAATTTCGAACGGTGTTCTTCTCCGTCGGGTTCAACGCCGACCAGAGTACCTCGCAGACGTCCAACATCCTCTGGCACCTGCCGCGAAACAGTAACAGAATGGTGAATCGCAATTGTCCGCCTACCATAGAGAGGATCATCGCGACGGATTCCAAAGCAGTGGTTAAATAAGCGTCATGGGTCGCGAACTCGTACGTGTACGAGATCGTGTAGATGGATAGGCAGAAGAACGCGACGGAAGCTAGGACACTTCTCGCGACGGAGGCTCGACCCCGCGGAATCACGCCGCTGAGCTTCAGGAGGAACAGATTCAGACCGATCGACTTATCGAATTCGTTGCTCATGTCTGCTCGTCGACGTGGTTCTATCTACTGCATGTCGCGGCGAAAATCCCTCAAAGTCCTTTTTTTTCGGCGAAGCTAGTCGTGGGAATGGTACGCGTGTTTGTGGAGAGAGCGTCAACGACGGAGGCGAAGAGGCGCGGCGGGGGAAGAGGAGCAGAGGCGAAGAAGTCGTGGCAGTCCCGACACCTATCATTACCGCAATGAAGACAAAGTTTCCCGACGAAAGCGTTTTCCATCGTCCATCGTCTCGCGGGGCACGCGATCGCGTGGGCATCGCCAGGCGCGGATTCCCTCGGCGGTGGAAAAAATCGCCGCGATCGCGAGACTCGTACTCGCCGCGGTAGAGGCGCGACGGAAGCGGACGTTAGCGGGGAACGGGCGGCTGGATGATAAGCTGGAGGAGAAGTAGAGGGAATCGAGACGTCAGATATGTAAAGCAAGTGAATCGAATATGTTCGTGGTTTCATCCAGTCGCCGCGCCGGAGGAAAGTCAGGCGCCTCGACTTGCTCGCTGGAGGAGCCGAGGGAACTCGCTGCGAACTACTCGCGCCTCGTCACATCGGAGCTCCACCGCAAACGTCGTTCGAGTTCCTGAAATAAACGTAGACGAACCACGGTATGCAGATTCCACGTGTGTGCATGGGGATATTTATAAGCCGCTTGCTTCCACCGCTGCTCCATGAGACCCGTGCACGCGCGGGTGTGTTCGAAGCGATCGACGCTCGTTCGGCCACATCCTGCAGCGGGTAGTTATCCTCGCGGATACACCTCCTCGGCTACCGTCCGCGAGTACCCCGTTATCCGTCGAGGAGGTGGTCGGTTTATCGACGCGAACGGGAGCGTGGACGACCCGGTGCACCGAGGGATGGCAGGACGGGGAAGATCGATCGTTCTCCAGATGGGAATCCCATCCCCCAGCGATCGCGTGTGGCGCTACAAGGGTGCAACGTGGAGGCAGGCGAAGGGTGGGCAGGGTCTTAGTCGGTTCGTCGACGATTCCGCGGCGCGTGCGAGATCGCAGTTTTGGTCGACGAGCTGCGGGGATCAGGTGGCAGAGAAGCCGCGCGAACAAGGAAACCGCGACGACAGGAGGAGAGCGCCGCGGCAGCGATGACTCGCCGCCTCCCTCGCCTCGCGTGCATCGCGATCAGCCTGCACACGCTCGCCGATACGTGATTAGTCGTGGCGAAGGACGCTCTGCGATCGCGGACACGCTCGTCGAACACGCTTCGGATGGAGGGCCTGCGTAAGTAGACCGATTCGCCGAAAGAAGTTTCGCGATAGGGGCTCGCGAAGCCGACGTGTGCTTTCGCGAGCTCGTGGCCCGCGTCCCCGACCCGCGGGGCGGATCGATATCCTACCATCCCCTTCGTCACACTCTGCATTCCCTTCCCCGCTCCGCGATTTCCCTTATTCTCCTGTGTTTTCCCGCGTGCAGCATTTCCCTGTCCTCTTGCGGACACAGCGGCCTTTTctccttttcaccccctcgtcGGCGTTACGCGTCGACTAGGACTCGACTATTCGGGTCGCTCCGTAATCGATGGCCTATCGATGGCTGTTCGAATTCGAATTCGCATATGACGGTTCTAAAGCCGGAGCGACCGTGAGCGTTGTCCATACTTTCTGGCAATTGGGAGCAAACGATCTTGCCATTCAGCGGACTGAATGGGAGATCCTTGATATTTCTGCGCTCAGGGGTGTCGGGTTTGAATACTGGCATGATAGATTCATAAGTAGCCTATACATGCACCGTCTCTATGCGTTCCTTACACGCTTCCACGTTCTCCGTTGCGACAGTATCCGTCGCGCTGTAGAGTAttgtggggcaagagtgcgcacttaaactttagacttccctaaaatccttggtattacactgatagcacgtatcattttgtgagaaatgactactatcccttattatttCATACGCAGagacttcgtgtaaatttacctgtcgcaacttatgtaaaataaatatttccaaaaagtggaAATTTCCACAAAAGTGGTAATATAGTAAAACGACTaatagtttaaaattaattttgtgttaATCAAGGTAACAGTAATCGCACATAACATTACCCCCTTCGTAGTTTGCGCAGGCATCAGTCTTCTGGAAGATCCGTGTATTCTTCTTCGCACGCAGGACAAATTATTCTTTCGGTAGACGTTGATGATTGGGCTATTCTCTTTTTGGAACCGATTTGTTTTCTTCCTTTCAAACATTTGCAGAAGTAGACGtaatttttggggatttttttttactttcctaattatttatttgcacgtttgcattcagattttcttttcattgcttcatttacTTTAAGCTGATACTTTAatcaaaaagttaattaaaaaggattttggaaaaatatcgtggaataaaaattaataaaataaaatgaaaagctGATACCAGCGTGACTCAACTATCATAAactcaaaatttatttccatgttgtgattgataattaatttgaattttcttttatggtcggtttaatcagttttcgttattaatttagcaagcattagaaataaaataagtttaatgaatttataacacCCGTCAAATTATGttggggcaaaagttcgcattCGAACTCTTCTCTTGTCCGACTGCATTGTGCGAACGTTTGCCCCCACAgctacttttccattgtttaatcaatcctgttatctaCGAGGAGAATTAAAAACTTCTATTAGCacttttgaatagaagaatatcagctctttcagacggcatatgaattaaaatatttaccgatcaatttataggaataatattgattcctaaaaacgagaatattacatcagaactaacgaattcagtagttaccgcattgtacgataaGAAAACAAAGCAcagctacacaattcgacactggtgactctaccttgattgacaattgatcgtcaatcaccattggccaaacaatgaaattcgcataGTGCGAACATTTACccgctgcgaacttttacctaccTTTACTCTACGTGGCCTCGGCGTAACGCCGGCTAGCTGAGCCTCGCCTTTCCACCGCGCTGTATGCATGCGATTCTGGCGTAATAAAGGCGTTATTAAATTAGATTGATCGCAGCACCGCGTTGCTTGACCTGTTCGGTACGCGGCGGTTTATCGCGGCAGCTGGCTTTCGCGGCTCTCCCCAAAGATGTTCGAGCATTGTGCAGTACTCTAGAAACCCTATACACGGTGAAACCAACCCTCTTCCCTTCCTACCCGCCGCTCTTCCATCACGCAACCAAAGATCGCCGTCCAAGAAACCGCGAGTCTTCCGGTTTGCCttgagaccgacgacgcgtgaCTAGCTCGTGTCCCAGTCGTTTGCATTTACGCGTCAAACGGATTAGCCGCGCCACGACGCACGTAATCG from Andrena cerasifolii isolate SP2316 chromosome 10, iyAndCera1_principal, whole genome shotgun sequence includes:
- the LOC143374218 gene encoding putative odorant receptor 85d, whose amino-acid sequence is MSNEFDKSIGLNLFLLKLSGVIPRGRASVARSVLASVAFFCLSIYTISYTYEFATHDAYLTTALESVAMILSMVGGQLRFTILLLFRGRCQRMLDVCEVLWSALNPTEKNTVRNYTRKTKRLTCWYLSSCSFTIFFYGIAALFASSTLNEPIDSGMMNLTNVSSRIMDNERQLPYAFVVEIKETPWYEMAYTFQLLTMTHVGLTCVGADTIGPLFALIACGHFDVIKTRLEGSSIEIGTTGGRLWSATSTPTSVTTVENPSREQVNSLRVCLAHHRILLQFCEEIERLTNALFLTQLIGSTYNISLVGFKLVGDDPDKYKFITQLAIAVTQLFLCNWPADLLHSKSEAISRSAYFSPWYRYPSWLRKPTSLILMRAQRPARLTAGKFVELSLETFASMISSAASFFALVRSMN